Proteins encoded within one genomic window of Amycolatopsis sp. 2-15:
- a CDS encoding TetR/AcrR family transcriptional regulator codes for MVVEKATRTYRMSRRADAMEDTRRRITEAIVELHGSIGPARTTIAGIAETAGVQRHTVYRYFPTEEDQLAACSAHFWSGIRARISKAGGRSASRPSASRTR; via the coding sequence ATGGTTGTGGAGAAGGCGACCCGGACCTACCGGATGAGCCGGCGGGCCGACGCCATGGAGGACACGCGCCGCCGGATCACGGAGGCGATCGTCGAGCTGCACGGGTCGATCGGCCCGGCGCGCACGACCATCGCGGGCATCGCCGAGACCGCCGGGGTGCAGCGCCACACCGTCTACCGCTACTTCCCGACCGAGGAAGACCAGCTCGCCGCGTGCTCCGCGCACTTCTGGTCCGGCATCCGCGCCCGGATCTCGAAGGCTGGCGGGCGATCGGCGAGCCGGCCGAGCGCATCACGTACGCGCTGA
- a CDS encoding GlxA family transcriptional regulator, with protein sequence MPRTKLVVALLAVPRVMGLDFSIPAHILGRQEGYQVLVCGKETTGSPMGITPTHSLADAPEADIVIVPGYDEPEVPLPEEYLDVIRFGAERGARVVAICTGAFALAESGVLDGREATTHWRYLAALREQYPAVRVLENQLFVEDGKFLTSAGAGAGIDACLHLIRTDFGVAAAHEAGKEVVASPARGGAQPQYVDVLTAARTDLSATRSWVMEHIGDPITVQRMAERSNLPRRTFIRHFELETGMSPMRWVVHHRILSARRLLETSDWPVERIAAATGFGTAANFRIIFRREVGTTPTGYRRMHSVL encoded by the coding sequence TTGCCCCGCACGAAGCTGGTCGTGGCGCTGCTGGCCGTGCCCCGGGTCATGGGGCTCGACTTCAGCATCCCCGCGCACATCCTCGGCCGGCAAGAGGGTTACCAGGTGCTCGTGTGCGGCAAGGAGACCACGGGTTCGCCGATGGGCATCACGCCGACGCATTCGCTGGCCGACGCGCCGGAGGCCGACATCGTGATCGTACCCGGATACGACGAACCCGAGGTCCCGCTGCCCGAGGAGTACCTCGACGTGATCCGGTTCGGCGCCGAGCGCGGTGCCCGCGTGGTGGCGATCTGCACCGGCGCGTTCGCGCTCGCGGAGAGCGGCGTGCTCGACGGCCGCGAGGCGACCACGCACTGGCGCTACCTCGCCGCGTTGCGCGAGCAGTACCCGGCGGTGCGCGTGCTGGAGAACCAGCTGTTCGTGGAGGACGGGAAATTCCTCACGTCCGCGGGGGCCGGCGCCGGCATCGACGCGTGCCTGCACCTCATCCGCACCGACTTCGGCGTGGCGGCCGCCCACGAGGCCGGCAAGGAGGTCGTGGCCTCCCCCGCGCGAGGCGGCGCGCAGCCGCAGTACGTCGACGTGCTCACCGCCGCGCGCACGGATCTTTCGGCCACGCGCAGCTGGGTCATGGAGCACATCGGCGACCCGATCACCGTGCAGCGCATGGCCGAACGCAGCAACCTGCCGCGCCGCACGTTCATCCGGCACTTCGAGCTCGAGACGGGCATGTCGCCGATGCGCTGGGTCGTTCACCACCGCATCCTCAGCGCACGTCGGCTGCTGGAGACCTCCGACTGGCCGGTCGAGCGCATCGCCGCGGCCACCGGTTTCGGGACGGCGGCGAACTTCCGCATCATCTTCCGCCGTGAGGTGGGCACCACGCCGACGGGCTACCGGCGGATGCACAGCGTGCTCTAG
- a CDS encoding Rid family hydrolase: protein MSEPIERTTENFGVPWEGIYGYVQAVKHGDTIYVSGQLSHDGDQLVAPAPVDANGAVTDFSAMEEQMRRSYVNAAELLKRFGATLADVVEEVLYVLDIDAAFAVAGPVRKAAYGREDPQVASTLVGTTRLAFPEQLVEIKLIARV, encoded by the coding sequence ATGAGTGAGCCGATCGAGAGGACCACGGAGAACTTCGGGGTGCCGTGGGAAGGTATTTACGGCTACGTCCAGGCCGTGAAACACGGCGACACCATCTACGTCTCCGGCCAGCTGTCCCACGACGGTGACCAGCTCGTGGCGCCCGCGCCCGTGGATGCCAACGGTGCCGTCACCGACTTTTCCGCCATGGAAGAGCAGATGCGCCGCTCGTACGTGAACGCCGCCGAGCTGCTGAAGCGCTTCGGCGCGACACTGGCCGACGTCGTCGAAGAGGTGCTCTACGTCCTCGACATCGACGCGGCCTTCGCCGTGGCGGGTCCCGTGCGCAAGGCGGCCTACGGACGGGAGGACCCGCAGGTCGCCAGCACCCTGGTCGGCACGACGCGGCTCGCCTTTCCCGAGCAGCTCGTGGAGATCAAGCTGATCGCTCGGGTCTGA
- a CDS encoding IclR family transcriptional regulator domain-containing protein yields the protein MSKLNARDEARRAAREVDGTSRSDYSEALERGLLVLTAFDHTAERLTQAQLARKLELPRATVRRALLTLAHMGYVVADDKAYRLAPKVLTLASAYLTTNPVSQVLQPQCDRLAEVFQASCTAAVLDGPAAVMIARALPRHTLPIGEGIGFQVPAAQSALGLVLLSGLDAERRHRHLVSHAGLDDAGVAALEKKVAEVAEAGCAYVAHEVEAGFHSAAVPLLRWDGTPIAALNLGTSVERISEADMRERVLPVLREAAEELQPQLV from the coding sequence GTGTCGAAGCTCAACGCCCGGGACGAGGCCCGCCGGGCAGCCCGCGAAGTGGACGGCACCAGCCGCTCGGACTACTCCGAAGCCCTCGAACGCGGCCTGCTCGTGCTCACCGCATTCGACCACACCGCGGAGCGGCTCACGCAGGCACAGCTGGCCCGCAAACTCGAACTTCCCCGCGCGACCGTGCGCCGCGCCCTGCTCACGTTGGCGCACATGGGTTACGTCGTCGCCGACGACAAGGCCTACCGCCTGGCTCCGAAGGTGCTCACGCTCGCATCGGCCTACCTCACGACCAACCCGGTGAGCCAGGTGCTGCAGCCGCAGTGCGACCGGCTGGCCGAGGTCTTCCAGGCCTCCTGCACCGCGGCGGTCCTCGACGGACCGGCGGCGGTGATGATCGCGCGGGCCCTGCCGCGCCACACCCTGCCGATCGGCGAGGGCATCGGCTTCCAGGTGCCCGCCGCGCAGTCCGCGCTGGGACTCGTGCTGCTCAGCGGCCTCGACGCCGAGCGCCGGCACCGCCACCTGGTCAGTCACGCGGGCCTCGACGACGCCGGCGTGGCCGCGCTGGAGAAAAAGGTCGCCGAGGTGGCCGAGGCCGGGTGCGCCTACGTCGCCCACGAGGTCGAGGCGGGCTTCCACTCGGCCGCCGTGCCGCTGCTCCGTTGGGACGGCACGCCGATCGCCGCGCTGAACCTCGGGACGAGCGTCGAGCGGATCTCCGAGGCGGACATGCGGGAACGCGTGCTGCCCGTGCTGCGGGAAGCCGCGGAGGAACTGCAACCGCAGCTCGTCTGA
- a CDS encoding aromatic ring-hydroxylating dioxygenase subunit alpha — translation MRADDNRKITETGPGTPGGDWMRLYWQPVALTEELDTERPVVPLRVLGEDLVLFRNADGSLGLIDRRCAHRGADLSLGRLEDGGLRCYFHGWLFNGDGSCMDTPAEPEDSKLKAKVKIRSYPVRECNGIVWGYLGDGEPPNLPALDCFVAPPEYTFAFKGYLDCNWLQALEVGIDPAHASYLHRFEEDEDTGDSYGKQFRGASLGTNLPMTKILREYGRPEILNARTEYGQRIVALRTLDKDGLDGSSTHVRITHQVFPHGITIPLSSTMAITQWHVPIDDVSCYWYAMFTSLDEPVDAETMRAQRLDGITLPDYKPVRNRANNYRFDFEEQRTQTYTGLGRDINVHDQMAVEGQGYIYDRSREHLSRSDRAIVTYRRMALQAIDTVAEGGSPDLLLKDSADVESRGPIPLDGIGPTGEWEDYWASSIADLRKASPWASHLQAALATGPAGVPGSAVEPDRSSSPDAYDRARD, via the coding sequence ATGCGCGCGGACGACAACCGGAAGATCACCGAGACCGGGCCCGGCACTCCGGGCGGCGACTGGATGCGGCTGTACTGGCAGCCCGTAGCGCTGACCGAGGAGCTCGACACCGAACGCCCGGTCGTTCCGCTGCGGGTGCTCGGCGAGGACCTCGTGCTGTTCCGCAACGCCGACGGCTCGCTGGGCCTCATCGACCGTCGCTGCGCCCACCGTGGAGCCGATCTTTCGTTGGGGCGCCTGGAAGACGGCGGCCTGCGCTGCTACTTCCACGGCTGGCTCTTCAACGGCGACGGGTCCTGTATGGACACTCCGGCCGAGCCTGAGGACAGCAAGCTCAAGGCCAAGGTGAAGATCCGCTCGTACCCGGTGCGGGAGTGCAACGGGATCGTGTGGGGCTACCTCGGTGACGGCGAGCCGCCGAACCTGCCCGCGCTCGACTGCTTCGTGGCGCCGCCGGAGTACACGTTCGCGTTCAAGGGTTACCTCGACTGCAACTGGCTGCAGGCGCTCGAAGTCGGCATCGACCCGGCGCACGCTTCCTACCTGCACCGGTTCGAAGAGGACGAGGACACGGGCGACAGCTACGGCAAGCAGTTCCGCGGCGCGTCGCTCGGCACGAACCTGCCGATGACGAAGATCCTGCGCGAGTACGGCCGGCCCGAGATCCTCAACGCCCGCACCGAATACGGCCAGCGCATCGTCGCCCTGCGCACGCTCGACAAGGACGGCCTCGACGGGTCGTCCACCCACGTGCGCATCACGCACCAGGTGTTCCCCCACGGCATCACGATCCCGTTGAGCTCCACCATGGCGATCACGCAGTGGCACGTGCCGATCGACGACGTCTCCTGCTACTGGTACGCGATGTTCACCAGCCTCGACGAGCCCGTGGACGCCGAAACCATGCGCGCGCAACGGCTCGACGGCATCACGCTCCCGGACTACAAACCGGTGCGCAACCGGGCGAACAACTACCGCTTCGACTTCGAGGAGCAGCGCACGCAGACCTACACCGGGCTCGGGCGCGACATCAACGTCCACGACCAGATGGCGGTCGAGGGCCAGGGTTACATCTACGACCGCAGCCGCGAGCACCTCAGCCGCTCCGACCGCGCGATCGTCACCTACCGGCGGATGGCGTTGCAGGCCATCGACACCGTCGCCGAAGGCGGCAGCCCCGACCTGCTGCTCAAGGACAGCGCGGACGTCGAGAGCCGCGGCCCCATCCCGCTCGACGGCATCGGCCCCACCGGCGAGTGGGAGGACTACTGGGCGAGCTCGATCGCCGACCTGCGCAAGGCGAGCCCGTGGGCTTCTCACCTGCAGGCGGCGCTCGCGACGGGGCCGGCGGGAGTGCCGGGCTCGGCGGTCGAGCCGGATCGTTCCTCGTCGCCCGACGCCTACGACCGCGCGCGGGACTGA
- a CDS encoding glutamine synthetase family protein, with the protein MGFIEKFGLWTEEQQEAARAVLARVGSEGLRTIRVSFVDQHGILHGKTIPASGLAAAFRGGLSCVSTLLSKDTSGTTVFSAFNADGGLGVAEMAGAADVVMVPDPTTFHLVPWAEDTARVLCDLRFQNGEQVPFCSRGVFRTALDRASVAGFTYVTGLEIEFHLYRRASHFPNDDGIGRCTTPTPVEPINQGNQLLSENLGDEVEPATRRIREVLERMGIELRSIEVELGANQLEVTLDPAAGLAPADAMVLLRSTVKQVARRTGYHATFMCRPQITDSKSSGWHLHQSLVSPDSGRNAFVPADGEGAISLVGKQFIAGQLAHASAACVFANPTVNGYKRFQPYSMAPDRIAWARDNRGAMIRLVGSAEDGSTHLENRVGESAANPYLYMASQLHSGLNGVEGSLPLPPSADDPYTTEAGRLPANLAAAVDALEADAGLRRVMGEQFVSYYAAIKRAEVARFERTVTDWEHREYFDLY; encoded by the coding sequence ATGGGGTTCATCGAGAAGTTCGGGCTCTGGACCGAGGAACAGCAGGAAGCGGCGAGAGCCGTCCTGGCGCGGGTCGGCTCGGAGGGCCTGCGGACGATCCGTGTGTCCTTTGTGGATCAGCACGGGATCCTACACGGCAAGACGATCCCGGCGAGCGGGCTGGCCGCGGCGTTCCGGGGTGGGTTGAGCTGCGTGTCGACTTTGCTGTCGAAGGACACATCCGGCACCACCGTGTTCTCGGCCTTCAACGCCGACGGTGGCCTCGGCGTGGCCGAGATGGCGGGCGCGGCCGACGTGGTGATGGTGCCGGACCCCACGACGTTCCATCTCGTGCCCTGGGCCGAGGACACCGCGCGGGTCCTCTGTGATCTGCGGTTCCAGAACGGTGAGCAGGTGCCGTTCTGCAGCCGTGGCGTGTTCCGCACGGCGCTGGACCGCGCGAGCGTCGCCGGGTTCACGTACGTGACGGGGCTGGAGATCGAGTTCCACCTTTACCGGCGGGCTTCACATTTCCCCAACGACGACGGGATCGGCCGCTGCACCACGCCAACGCCGGTCGAGCCGATCAACCAGGGTAACCAGCTGCTGAGCGAGAACCTCGGCGACGAGGTCGAACCCGCCACGCGGCGGATCCGCGAGGTGCTGGAACGGATGGGCATCGAGTTGCGCAGCATCGAGGTGGAGCTGGGGGCCAACCAGCTGGAGGTCACGCTCGACCCCGCCGCCGGCCTCGCTCCGGCGGACGCGATGGTGCTGTTGCGCAGCACGGTCAAGCAGGTGGCGCGGCGCACCGGTTACCACGCGACGTTCATGTGCCGGCCGCAGATCACCGACAGCAAGTCGAGCGGCTGGCACCTGCACCAGAGCCTGGTCTCGCCGGACAGTGGGCGCAACGCGTTCGTCCCGGCCGACGGCGAGGGGGCCATTTCGTTGGTGGGCAAGCAGTTCATCGCGGGTCAGCTCGCGCACGCCAGCGCGGCGTGTGTGTTCGCGAATCCGACGGTGAACGGGTACAAGCGGTTCCAGCCGTACTCGATGGCGCCCGACCGGATCGCGTGGGCGAGGGACAACCGCGGTGCGATGATCCGGCTCGTCGGCTCGGCCGAGGACGGCTCGACGCACCTCGAGAACCGGGTGGGGGAGTCGGCGGCCAATCCGTATCTGTATATGGCTTCGCAGCTGCATTCGGGTCTGAACGGGGTTGAGGGATCGTTGCCGTTGCCACCCTCGGCCGACGATCCGTACACGACCGAAGCCGGGCGGCTGCCGGCGAACCTGGCCGCGGCCGTCGACGCGCTGGAGGCCGATGCCGGGCTGCGGCGGGTGATGGGTGAGCAGTTCGTGTCGTACTACGCCGCGATCAAGCGGGCCGAGGTCGCGCGGTTCGAGCGGACGGTGACAGATTGGGAGCATCGTGAGTACTTCGACCTCTACTGA
- a CDS encoding PDR/VanB family oxidoreductase: protein MSTSTSTELSLRVTRVTWEAAGVVGLRLSSGSPLPAWEPGAHLDLKLPSGLGRQYSLCGDPADRLHYDLAVRLEDAGRGGSAEVHGTALVGRELLVERVRNHFPLAAAESYLLIAGGIGVTPLLPMARALAERGAEFSMVYCGHRAETMAFRSELAAICGDRVSFVDTAVAPRPDLKELIGGLAPGAAVYCCGPVGLLDSVTEVCAAAGVRCETEHFAAALASLDDSGGEAVELELRKSGLTVVADADTTLLQAIRDAGVDLESDCEEGYCGTCETRVLEGTPDHRDVVLSNAERAAGKTFFPCVSRACGRKLVLDL, encoded by the coding sequence GTGAGTACTTCGACCTCTACTGAGCTGTCGTTGCGGGTCACGCGCGTGACTTGGGAAGCCGCGGGGGTGGTGGGGCTTCGGCTGTCCAGCGGTTCTCCGTTGCCGGCGTGGGAACCGGGCGCGCACCTCGACCTGAAGCTGCCGTCGGGACTGGGCCGGCAGTACTCGCTGTGCGGCGACCCGGCCGACCGTCTGCACTACGACCTCGCCGTGCGGCTGGAGGACGCCGGCCGCGGTGGCTCGGCCGAGGTCCACGGCACGGCGCTGGTCGGGCGGGAGCTGCTGGTCGAGCGGGTGCGCAACCACTTCCCGTTGGCGGCCGCCGAGTCGTACCTGCTGATCGCCGGGGGAATCGGTGTCACGCCGCTGTTGCCGATGGCGCGGGCTCTGGCGGAGCGTGGTGCCGAGTTTTCGATGGTCTACTGTGGACACAGAGCCGAGACCATGGCCTTCCGCTCTGAGCTGGCCGCGATCTGTGGTGACCGGGTGTCCTTCGTGGACACTGCGGTTGCGCCCCGGCCGGATCTGAAAGAGCTGATCGGGGGGCTGGCCCCGGGCGCGGCGGTGTACTGCTGCGGCCCGGTCGGTTTGCTCGACAGCGTCACCGAGGTCTGTGCGGCCGCGGGCGTTCGGTGCGAGACCGAACACTTCGCCGCGGCCTTGGCTTCTCTTGACGATTCCGGGGGCGAAGCGGTGGAACTCGAACTCCGCAAGTCCGGCCTGACCGTCGTGGCCGACGCCGACACCACCCTGCTGCAGGCCATCCGCGACGCCGGGGTCGACCTCGAGTCCGACTGCGAAGAAGGCTACTGCGGCACCTGCGAAACCCGGGTGCTGGAGGGCACGCCCGACCACCGAGACGTCGTGCTGTCCAATGCCGAACGCGCGGCGGGGAAGACGTTCTTCCCTTGCGTGAGCCGAGCCTGTGGCCGCAAGCTCGTGTTGGACCTGTGA
- a CDS encoding cupin domain-containing protein: protein MGEESRTKVAVVQPGDESDQVALPGFGAVFKLTHQNNGGEVAILEHPFAVGSITAPHRHTREDEHSIVLAGHIGFRSDDAEVVLGPGGYITKPRGELHAMWNAGKTPGRIVEIITPGGFETYFRELSDLLLAHADGTLGDAKNLHETDEFARLATKYGLTYGTPDWLDDVVQRYDLDAPSH, encoded by the coding sequence GTGGGCGAGGAGAGTCGGACGAAGGTCGCCGTGGTGCAACCGGGGGACGAGTCGGACCAGGTGGCGCTGCCCGGGTTCGGTGCGGTGTTCAAGCTGACGCACCAGAACAACGGCGGCGAGGTCGCGATCCTCGAGCACCCGTTCGCGGTCGGCTCCATCACCGCACCCCACCGCCACACCCGCGAGGACGAGCACTCCATCGTGCTCGCCGGGCACATCGGCTTCCGCTCGGACGACGCCGAAGTCGTCCTCGGTCCGGGCGGCTACATCACCAAACCCCGCGGCGAGCTGCACGCCATGTGGAACGCCGGCAAAACCCCGGGGCGCATCGTCGAGATCATCACCCCCGGCGGCTTCGAAACCTACTTCCGCGAACTGAGCGACCTCCTCCTCGCCCACGCCGACGGCACCCTGGGCGACGCGAAGAACCTCCACGAAACCGACGAGTTCGCCCGCCTGGCCACCAAGTACGGCCTGACCTACGGCACCCCCGACTGGCTGGACGACGTCGTCCAACGCTACGACCTCGACGCGCCCAGCCACTGA
- a CDS encoding DUF2630 family protein: MGTTSHAITDRLAALLDEEHDLRTRAMHHGGGLSRDEQARLTKLESELDAVFRLLQQRRALAVFDDGPDDTADASN; encoded by the coding sequence ATGGGCACGACTTCACACGCGATCACCGATCGCCTCGCGGCTCTTCTCGACGAGGAACACGACCTCCGCACCCGCGCCATGCACCACGGCGGCGGCCTGTCGCGCGACGAACAAGCGCGCCTGACCAAACTCGAGTCCGAACTGGACGCGGTCTTCCGCCTCCTCCAGCAGCGCCGCGCCCTGGCAGTCTTCGACGACGGCCCCGACGACACGGCGGACGCGTCGAACTGA
- a CDS encoding nitroreductase family protein, whose protein sequence is MPPVPAMDVHEALYTTRMMRRMHPDAIALDVQARILDAAIRAPNGGNTQRWHFLAVDDPGIKAELAPIWRRCREKEYEEIAAGTFAQPIHDPEKHRETMKRIAKSGDFLTDHFTEIPLLLFVFSIDNHSGANIYPAIWSALLAARAEGVGGVLTTMLRLESDRVMELLAVPEDEGWELTAMLAMGYPRGKWGVAANRRPVHEVSSRNRWGREFGVSVPEPLWSE, encoded by the coding sequence ATGCCGCCTGTGCCCGCGATGGACGTCCACGAAGCCCTTTACACCACGCGGATGATGCGGCGCATGCATCCGGACGCGATTGCCCTGGACGTACAGGCGCGCATCCTCGACGCCGCGATCCGGGCGCCGAACGGCGGCAACACCCAGCGCTGGCACTTCCTTGCCGTGGACGATCCGGGCATCAAGGCCGAACTCGCCCCGATCTGGCGGCGCTGCCGGGAAAAGGAGTACGAGGAGATCGCGGCCGGCACGTTCGCGCAGCCGATCCACGATCCCGAGAAGCACCGCGAGACGATGAAGCGGATCGCGAAGTCCGGGGACTTCCTGACCGACCACTTCACCGAGATCCCGCTGCTGCTGTTCGTCTTCTCCATCGACAACCACAGCGGAGCCAACATCTACCCCGCCATCTGGAGTGCGCTGCTCGCCGCGCGTGCGGAGGGGGTCGGCGGGGTGCTCACCACGATGCTGCGACTGGAGTCCGACCGGGTCATGGAGCTGCTCGCCGTGCCCGAGGACGAGGGCTGGGAGCTCACGGCCATGCTCGCGATGGGTTACCCGCGCGGCAAGTGGGGCGTCGCCGCGAACCGCCGCCCCGTGCACGAGGTGAGCAGCCGCAACCGGTGGGGCCGCGAGTTCGGCGTGTCCGTTCCCGAACCACTCTGGTCCGAATAG